In a single window of the Fusarium falciforme chromosome 3, complete sequence genome:
- a CDS encoding uncharacterized protein (Expressed protein) has translation MGGIMSCIRSVFQTIGDAIMAVISGIGNIIHALISAVVRFCGIIVSFLTCGYCGSRSGRARRRTGRHMRTTRV, from the exons ATGGGTGGCATCATGTCTTGT ATCCGCTCCGTCTTCCAGACCATCGGCgacgccatcatggccgtcATCAGCGGCATCGGCAACATCATCCACGCCCTCATCAGCGCCGTCGTCCGCTTCTGCGGCATCATTGTCAGCTTCCTGACCTGCGGCTACTGCGGCAGCCGCTCCGGACGAGCCCGTCGACGCACCGGTAGGCACATGCGGACGACGAGGGTCTAG
- a CDS encoding ERCC4 domain-containing protein translates to MSASNAPQPVKLSLPLEYQQNLFQELRAEDELVVLARGLGLMRLINNLLHSYDAAGNNLIVIVGAEDRENGWIGEALAEHAAISMSPKARGLTVVNTDLQSVGAREKMYAGGGIFSITSRILVVDLLTSLLNPESITGLVLLHADRVVATSLEAFILRVYRQKNKVGFLKAFSDNPDPFTTGFSPLATMMRNLFLRKASLWPRFHVTVAQSLEGKKKAEVIELEVPMTDSMREIQNAIMECVEVSIHELKKGNSGLEMDDWNLDSALLKNFDVMVRRQLDPNWHRVSWKTKQIVNDLTVLRTMLNSILTYDAVSFLQHLDTIHAAHSPPPGSTRQTQSPWLFLDAAQTIFDTARRRVYSATAKDAARESNIDSLRPVLEELPKWSLLAEVLEEIDRDLYFEPPVKDDSNGSILIMCSNTDTCRQLRDFLQTMHVKPKTEKKPDEDEEDAEKPSAAFMMRRRLRNYLRWKRQFAQVSATLFAENQKALNGATDSRPGMGGHRGGKAPANKRRRVRGGGNVGASMGRAENGSIMQYIEKPGEVADLMAEVQLTEEEAQQKEEVIADPLDNMEDYFQLYDMQDLIVAHAYDGDQDEHVLEEVKPRYIIMYEPDAAFIRRVEVYRSSHNDRNVRVYFMYYGGSVEEQKYLSSVRREKDAFTKLIKERASMSLVMTVDPAEDPEEAFLRTVNTRIAGGGRLAATAEPPRVVVDVREFRSSLPSLLHGRSMIIVPCMLTVGDYILSPNICVERKSISDLISSFKDGRLYTQAETMFQHYKSPMLLIEFDQNKSFTLEPFADLSGSLNSVAPTNMSSDLQSKLVLLTLAFPKLRIIWSSSPYQTAEIFELLKTQEEEPDPIAAVRAGLDKDARAEDQAFNQEPQDMLGIVPGVTPKNIKSLVLETESIREVANMTEKELEPLVGKTAGRQIHGFFNRNVMEEDD, encoded by the exons ATGTCTGCAAGCAATGCCCCCCAACCAGTGAAGCTCTCACTCCCGCTC GAGTACCAGCAGAACCTGTTCCAGGAGCTCCGAGCCGAAGATGAGCTCGTCGTTCTCGCCCGCGGCCTCGGGCTGATGcgcctcatcaacaacctcctccaCTCGTACGATGCGGCCGGAAACAACCTGATAGTCATTGTCGGAGCCGAAGACCGAGAGAATGGCTGGATTGGAGAGGCATTGGCTGAGCATGCCGCCATAAGCATGTCCCCCAAGGCGCGTGGCTTGACTGTGGTCAACACCGACCTCCAGAGCGTTGGCGCAAGAGAAAAGATGTATGCTGGCGGTGGTATATTCAGTATCACGTCGCGCATTCTAGTAGTCGATCTCCTGACAAGCTTGCTGAACCCCGAGTCCATCACTGGCCTTGTCCTACTTCACGCCGATCGTGTTGTCGCAACCTCTCTCGAAGCCTTCATTCTCAGAGTCTACCGGCAGAAGAACAAGGTCGGCTTCCTCAAGGCCTTTTCCGACAATCCCGATCCTTTTACCACGGGCTTTTCGCCTCTGGCTACCATGATGAGGAATCTTTTTCTTCGAAAAGCCTCGCTCTGGCCTAGGTTTCACGTCACTGTTGCGCAGTCTCtggagggaaagaagaaggccgaggtcaTCGAACTGGAGGTTCCCATGACAGACTCGATGAGAGAGATCCAGAACGCCATCATGGAGTGTGTCGAAGTCAGCATTcacgagctcaagaagggTAACAGTGGCCTGGAAATGGACGACTGGAACCTCGACAGTGCTCTTCTCAAGAACTTTGATGTCATGGTTCGACGACAGTTGGATCCCAATTGGCATCGTGTCAGCTGGAAGACTAAGCAGATCGTCAACGATTTGACGGTGCTCAGAACCATGCTCAACTCCATCCTGACTTATGACGCCGTCTCGTTTCTTCAGCATCTGGATACCATCCACGCTGCGCACTCTCCTCCCCCGGGGTCCACTCGGCAGACACAGTCACCTTGGCTGTTTCTTGACGCTGCACAAACCATCTTTGACACGGCAAGACGACGTGTCTACTCAGCCACAGCAAAAGATGCCGCCCGAGAATCCAATATTGATTCCCTTCGGCCAGTCCTTGAAGAGCTTCCCAAGTGGTCGCTCTTGGCCGAAGTCTTGGAGGAGATCGATCGCGATCTGTATTTCGAACCTCCCGTCAAGGACGATTCCAACGGCAGCATTCTTATCATGTGCTCCAACACAGACACCTGCAGGCAACTACGAGACTTTCTACAGACAATGCATGTCAAGCCCAagacggagaagaagccagatgaggatgaagaagacgcaGAAAAGCCATCTGCCGCGTTCATGATGCGAAGGCGACTGCGAAACTATCTTAGGTGGAAGAGGCAGTTTGCCCAAGTCAGCGCTACTCTATTTGCTGAGAATCAAAAGGCTCTAAATGGTGCTACCGACTCTCGCCCAGGTATGGGCGGTCACAGGGGCGGAAAAGCACCAGCGAACAAGAGAAGACGTGTGCGCGGTGGAGGCAACGTCGGCGCCTCGATGGGTCGAGCAGAGAATGGCAGTATCATGCAGTATATTGAGAAGCCAGGAGAAGTCGCTGATCTCATGGCCGAGGTCCAGCTAACAGAAGAGGAGGCACAGCAAAAGGAGGAAGTCATCGCGGACCCTCTCGACAACATGGAAGATTACTTTCAGCTGTACGACATGCAAGATCTTATTGTCGCCCACGCCTATGACGGAGACCAGGACGAACACGTCCTCGAGGAAGTCAAGCCACGGTACATCATCATGTACGAACCAGATGCAGCGTTTATCCGACGAGTCGAGGTATACCGGTCGTCACATAATGACCGAAACGTCAGAGTTTACTTCATGTACTACGGTGGCTCAGTTGAGGAACAGAAATACCTTTCGTCAGTCCGCCGGGAAAAGGATGCCTTCACCAAACTCATCAAGGAGAGAGCGAGCATGTCACTAGTCATGACAGTTGATCCCGCTGAAGATCCTGAGGAGGCATTCTTGCGAACTGTCAACACAAGAATCGCCGGTGGTGGCAGGCTAGCAGCAACGGCTGAGCCACCACGAGTGGTTGTGGATGTGCGAGAGTTCCGCTCCTCTTTGCCATCGCTGCTTCACGGACGATCCATGATCATTGTTCCATGTATGCTCACAGTGGGCGACTACATCCTCTCTCCCAACATCTGCGTGGAACGAAAGTCCATCAGCGACTTGATCTCGTCATTCAAGGACGGTCGACTGTACACTCAGGCTGAGACCATGTTCCAGCATTACAAGAGCCCGATGCTCCTGATCGAATTCGACCAAAACAAGTCTTTTACTCTGGAACCGTTTGCCGACCTCTCGGGCAGCTTGAACAGTGTGGCTCCAACCAACATGTCTTCAGACCTCCAATCCAAGCTAGTGCTGCTGACACTGGCCTTCCCCAAGCTCCGCATCATCTGGTCTTCGTCTCCCTATCAGACAGCCGAGATCTTTGAGTTGCTCAAGACGCAGGAGGAAGAGCCAGATCCAATCGCTGCAGTCAGGGCCGGTCTGGATAAGGATGCACGCGCCGAGGATCAGGCGTTCAACCAGGAGCCACAGGACATGCTCGGCATTGTGCCTGGTGTCACGCCCAAGAACATCAAGAGCTTGGTGCTCGAGACGGAGAGCATCCGTGAGGTGGCCAATATGACGGAGAAGGAGCTGGAACCTTTGGTGGGTAAGACGGCTGGACGACAGATTCACGGCTTCTTTAACCGGAATGTcatggaagaggatgacTAG